A window of Christiangramia forsetii KT0803 contains these coding sequences:
- a CDS encoding patatin-like phospholipase family protein, with protein sequence MRALVISGGGSKGAFAGGVAQYLIQEQNRNYDLFLGTSTGSLLIPHLAAGNIQKVYDIYTNVNQRKIFSINPFVVKKKDGRQYVTINYFNMFWQFVRQRRTFGESKALKRNIRKNFSHQDFNQLKSKVKDVVVTVSNLSKNRVEYKSIHDFEYDDFCEWIWISCNYIPFMSLAKKDGFEYADGGLGCVVPIREAIKRGATEVDAIILEAENMEYNKVLGKNPFSLMVNLFGFLLDQVEYHDIVEGKLAAMNKKVKLNIYYTPTKLTENSLVFNKKAMTEWWQQGYEYAEKKEMEKKAAAKSSWFKLGF encoded by the coding sequence ATGCGTGCATTAGTGATATCTGGAGGTGGGAGCAAAGGAGCCTTTGCGGGTGGCGTTGCTCAGTATCTTATTCAGGAACAAAATCGCAACTATGATCTTTTTCTAGGAACTTCTACCGGGAGCCTGTTAATTCCTCATCTGGCAGCCGGGAATATTCAAAAGGTTTACGATATATATACAAACGTTAATCAGCGAAAGATTTTTAGCATCAACCCATTTGTGGTAAAAAAGAAGGATGGTCGGCAGTATGTAACTATTAATTATTTCAATATGTTCTGGCAATTCGTTAGGCAACGAAGAACATTTGGGGAGAGTAAAGCTTTAAAGAGAAATATTCGGAAGAATTTTTCACATCAGGATTTCAATCAACTTAAAAGTAAGGTGAAAGATGTTGTGGTAACTGTGTCCAATCTTTCTAAAAACAGAGTGGAATATAAGTCAATTCATGATTTTGAATATGATGATTTCTGTGAATGGATCTGGATAAGTTGTAACTATATCCCGTTTATGAGCCTTGCAAAAAAAGATGGATTTGAGTATGCTGATGGCGGACTTGGTTGTGTAGTTCCTATTAGGGAAGCTATAAAGAGAGGAGCAACAGAAGTAGATGCGATTATTCTTGAAGCCGAGAATATGGAATATAATAAGGTTTTAGGGAAAAATCCATTTTCCTTAATGGTGAACCTTTTTGGGTTTTTGCTGGACCAGGTAGAGTATCATGATATAGTAGAGGGTAAGTTAGCCGCAATGAATAAAAAGGTAAAGCTGAATATCTATTATACACCCACAAAACTTACCGAAAATTCACTGGTATTTAATAAAAAAGCCATGACCGAGTGGTGGCAACAAGGCTACGAATATGCAGAGAAGAAAGAAATGGAAAAAAAAGCTGCGGCTAAATCTTCCTGGTTTAAGCTAGGCTTCTAA
- a CDS encoding patatin-like phospholipase family protein has product MRALVISGGGSKGAFAGGVAQYLTEELKKDYDLFIGTSTGSLLIAHMALGKADKVKKIFTSVNQSSIFSNRPFLIKKKHGYENITINHFKVLLNFLKGKKTFGESLNLKKLIKKTFTKEEFEELKAGPKEIVVTVSNLSLNEVEYKSIRDYEYEDFIEWIWISCNYTPFMSLVKKNGCEYADGGLGSMVPIEEAIKREATEIDAIILQTEVTYFNRMPSKNVFSLITNLFAFMLDRIESQNIKIGKFSAANKDAILNFYYTPSVLTTNSLIFDEEKMKIWWESGYEFAKHRNKELNQIEP; this is encoded by the coding sequence ATGCGCGCACTTGTGATTTCAGGAGGTGGTAGTAAGGGCGCATTTGCAGGAGGTGTGGCCCAATATCTAACTGAGGAACTTAAAAAGGATTACGACCTTTTTATTGGAACTTCTACCGGAAGTCTTTTAATAGCTCATATGGCCTTGGGAAAAGCCGATAAAGTGAAGAAAATTTTTACTTCCGTAAACCAATCCAGTATATTCAGTAACCGTCCATTTTTGATAAAAAAGAAACACGGTTATGAAAATATTACTATCAATCACTTTAAAGTACTGCTGAATTTTTTAAAAGGAAAAAAGACCTTTGGAGAGAGTCTCAATCTCAAGAAGCTGATTAAGAAAACCTTTACAAAAGAAGAATTTGAAGAATTAAAGGCCGGACCCAAAGAAATTGTTGTGACGGTATCCAACCTGTCACTGAATGAAGTAGAGTATAAATCTATCAGGGATTACGAATATGAAGATTTTATTGAATGGATATGGATCTCCTGTAACTATACCCCCTTCATGAGTTTAGTTAAAAAAAATGGATGTGAATATGCAGATGGTGGGCTGGGTTCCATGGTTCCCATAGAGGAAGCGATTAAAAGGGAAGCTACTGAAATTGATGCGATTATCTTACAAACCGAGGTAACCTACTTCAATAGAATGCCATCAAAAAACGTATTTTCCTTGATTACGAACTTGTTTGCGTTTATGTTAGACCGAATAGAATCGCAGAATATTAAGATTGGAAAATTTTCAGCAGCTAATAAAGATGCGATCCTTAATTTTTATTATACTCCAAGTGTTTTGACTACCAATTCCCTTATTTTTGATGAAGAGAAAATGAAAATCTGGTGGGAGAGCGGTTATGAATTCGCAAAACATAGAAATAAAGAGTTAAACCAAATCGAACCTTAA
- a CDS encoding M1 family metallopeptidase → MRKTLAFLFLFWSVTLMAQDFGLSQTEYFDFKNIDAYIKIVPSEAKVDGEVTYTFDILAQEDTLFINGKKMRFTDVLLNGNTANYHSDENGIYIISNFLPSKNNKLNLKYTVNPQAGMYFINWDSSEIDRSKRQVWTQGQGKYTSTWLPSFDDMTEKVEFDLSFEFPGQYQLISNGIQKSVERVNDSTRVWSFDMDRPMSSYLVGVAAGAYNSQTITSGSGDEIQLFYTPEDSLLFEATYRHSAEIFDFLESEIGLPYPWQNYKQVPVQDFLHGGMENTGTTIFSSSFLTDSIGFKDRNYVNVNAHELAHQWFGNLVTEKNGQHHWLHEGFATYYALLAEKKIFGEDYYYWKLYETAEGLKELSDSGKGQSLLNPRASSMTFYQKGAWALHILRKRVGDEAFRKGMKSYLELYSFKNVETNNFIAEMEMASGMDLSQFVKDWLEQSAFKATQSLESLKKSDFITNYLNMAALRETALDQKFEYLEDVLDFPVNDYIGQEAVNQLAGFQTQQATALYKKAFETNNIFVRQAIARTMQPIPESLKSEFESLLKDESYLTIEAALFKLWEQFPEDRAKYLEQTRNLDGFYNKNIRMLWLTLNLVTPEFEPKLTEDYYEELAGYTATWRPFQVRENAFSYLYQIGAFNTPSLESLIKGTKHHTYGFRDYCRQLLNELLKNEEYRLKLVEISENMAENDTSYLRSKING, encoded by the coding sequence ATGCGAAAAACACTTGCTTTTTTGTTCCTATTCTGGTCAGTTACTTTAATGGCTCAGGATTTTGGACTTTCCCAAACCGAATATTTTGACTTTAAGAATATTGATGCTTATATCAAGATAGTACCATCAGAAGCAAAAGTTGATGGTGAGGTTACTTATACTTTTGATATTCTGGCACAGGAAGACACACTTTTTATAAACGGAAAAAAGATGCGGTTTACAGACGTGCTCCTGAACGGAAATACTGCAAACTACCATTCCGATGAAAATGGAATTTATATTATTTCTAATTTTCTTCCTTCAAAAAACAATAAACTCAATCTTAAATATACGGTGAATCCGCAAGCCGGAATGTATTTCATTAATTGGGATTCATCTGAAATTGATAGATCTAAAAGACAGGTTTGGACTCAGGGACAGGGCAAATACACTTCTACCTGGTTACCCAGTTTTGATGATATGACAGAAAAGGTAGAATTTGACTTGAGTTTTGAATTTCCGGGTCAATATCAACTTATTTCAAACGGAATTCAAAAAAGTGTAGAGCGGGTTAATGATAGTACTCGAGTATGGAGCTTTGATATGGACAGACCTATGAGCAGCTATCTGGTTGGAGTGGCGGCCGGTGCGTATAATTCTCAAACTATAACTTCGGGAAGTGGGGATGAAATTCAGCTTTTTTACACACCGGAAGATTCATTGCTGTTTGAAGCTACTTACAGGCACTCTGCAGAAATATTTGATTTTCTGGAAAGCGAAATCGGATTGCCCTATCCCTGGCAAAATTATAAGCAGGTACCGGTTCAGGATTTTTTACACGGAGGTATGGAAAATACAGGAACCACCATTTTTTCTTCATCTTTCTTAACAGATTCCATCGGATTTAAGGATAGGAATTATGTGAATGTAAATGCTCATGAGTTGGCCCATCAATGGTTTGGTAATTTGGTAACCGAAAAAAATGGTCAGCATCACTGGCTGCATGAAGGTTTCGCAACCTATTATGCTTTGCTTGCTGAAAAGAAAATTTTCGGGGAAGACTATTATTATTGGAAATTATACGAAACAGCAGAAGGTCTCAAAGAACTTAGCGATTCAGGAAAAGGACAATCGCTTTTAAATCCCAGGGCCAGTTCGATGACATTCTATCAAAAAGGAGCCTGGGCGCTACATATTTTAAGGAAAAGAGTAGGAGATGAAGCTTTCCGCAAAGGAATGAAAAGTTATTTGGAGCTCTATAGTTTTAAAAATGTAGAGACCAATAATTTCATCGCCGAGATGGAAATGGCTTCTGGGATGGATCTTTCACAGTTTGTAAAAGACTGGTTGGAGCAGTCTGCATTTAAAGCAACTCAGTCTTTGGAGTCTTTGAAGAAATCAGATTTTATAACTAATTATTTAAATATGGCGGCATTAAGAGAGACCGCTTTAGATCAAAAATTTGAATATTTAGAGGATGTTCTGGATTTTCCGGTAAACGATTATATTGGCCAGGAAGCGGTAAATCAACTCGCCGGTTTTCAAACGCAACAGGCTACAGCTCTTTATAAAAAAGCATTTGAAACCAATAATATATTTGTGCGACAGGCAATTGCCAGAACCATGCAACCAATTCCAGAATCTCTAAAATCTGAATTTGAATCTTTGCTGAAAGACGAATCTTATTTAACTATAGAAGCAGCTTTGTTTAAATTATGGGAACAGTTTCCGGAAGATAGAGCAAAATATCTGGAACAAACCCGAAATTTGGATGGCTTTTATAATAAGAATATCAGAATGCTTTGGTTAACTTTAAACCTGGTGACTCCTGAGTTTGAGCCGAAACTTACTGAAGATTATTATGAAGAGTTAGCGGGTTATACGGCAACCTGGCGGCCATTTCAGGTACGGGAAAATGCCTTCAGTTATTTATATCAAATTGGAGCATTCAATACTCCAAGCCTTGAAAGCCTGATTAAAGGAACTAAGCATCATACCTACGGTTTCAGGGATTATTGCAGGCAATTGCTAAATGAGCTTCTGAAAAATGAAGAATACAGGCTTAAATTGGTAGAAATATCAGAAAATATGGCTGAAAATGATACTTCTTATTTAAGATCTAAAATTAACGGATAA
- the recG gene encoding ATP-dependent DNA helicase RecG: protein MIQNLLQTPIEYLKGVGPNRSEVLKKELNIQYYRDLINFFPNRYIDKTGFYKINQLQRNSSEVQIVGKITHLKMVEQKRGKRLVADFIDDTGKMELIWFRGHKWIRENLKLNTPYVIFGKTNSYNGAFSMPHPEMELVADYKKNLRPAMQPIYPSTEMLGKKGITNRVIMKLMQEVLQQTGLKFSESLNADLIDELKLISKAEALFNIHFPKNQELLAKAQFRLKFEELFFIQLQLLRKNMLHKQKIKGFNFDQIGEYFNNFYQEHLPFDLTGAQKRVIKEIRADMGSGAQMNRLLQGDVGSGKTIVALMSMLIALDNGFQACLMAPTEILSIQHYHGLAELCKDLNIEIFLLTGSTKTAKRREIHEKLENGEIDILIGTHALLEDKVKFKNLGLAVIDEQHRFGVAQRAKLWKKNHIPPHVLVMTATPIPRTLAMSLYGDLDISVIDELPPGRKPVKTVHRFDSNRLKVFRFIKEEVQKGRQVYVVYPLIQESEKMDYKDLMDGYESIAREFPEFQISIVHGQMKPADKDYEMDRFVRAETQIMVATTVIEVGVNIPNASVMIIESAERFGLSQLHQLRGRVGRGAEQSFCILMTGHKLSNDSKTRLETMTSTNDGFEIAEVDLKLRGPGDLMGTQQSGVLNLKIADIVKDNSILQLARNYASRLLKADPNLSQEKHVMVKNAFARLVKNKTIWNYIS from the coding sequence ATGATCCAAAATCTGTTGCAAACCCCTATTGAGTATTTAAAAGGCGTTGGACCAAATAGGTCTGAAGTGCTTAAAAAGGAACTTAATATTCAATATTACAGGGATCTAATCAATTTTTTTCCGAATCGATATATAGATAAAACAGGTTTTTATAAGATCAATCAGCTTCAGAGAAATTCTTCTGAGGTCCAGATCGTTGGAAAAATAACCCACCTTAAAATGGTGGAACAAAAAAGGGGAAAACGCCTGGTTGCAGATTTTATAGATGATACCGGTAAGATGGAGCTTATCTGGTTTCGGGGTCATAAATGGATTCGTGAAAACCTAAAACTGAACACTCCTTATGTGATCTTCGGAAAAACCAACTCGTACAATGGTGCTTTTAGTATGCCTCATCCAGAAATGGAACTGGTCGCAGATTACAAAAAAAACCTGAGACCTGCCATGCAGCCGATATATCCTTCTACTGAAATGCTTGGAAAGAAAGGGATTACCAACCGGGTAATCATGAAATTGATGCAGGAGGTATTACAGCAAACAGGTTTGAAATTTTCCGAAAGTTTAAATGCAGATCTCATTGATGAGCTAAAACTGATCTCTAAGGCTGAGGCGCTTTTCAATATCCACTTTCCAAAAAATCAGGAATTACTTGCTAAAGCTCAATTCAGATTAAAATTTGAGGAATTATTCTTTATTCAGCTTCAGCTACTTCGGAAGAATATGCTGCATAAGCAGAAGATCAAAGGTTTCAACTTTGACCAGATAGGTGAGTATTTTAATAATTTTTACCAGGAACATTTACCATTCGATCTCACCGGTGCTCAAAAACGAGTAATTAAGGAAATACGTGCAGATATGGGTAGCGGTGCCCAAATGAACCGACTGTTACAGGGAGATGTTGGTTCAGGAAAAACGATCGTAGCATTAATGTCTATGCTTATTGCTTTAGATAATGGGTTTCAGGCATGTTTAATGGCGCCAACCGAGATACTTTCTATTCAGCATTATCATGGTCTTGCAGAACTCTGCAAAGATCTTAATATTGAGATCTTCCTTTTAACGGGTTCAACTAAAACCGCTAAAAGAAGAGAGATCCACGAAAAACTGGAAAACGGCGAAATAGATATTTTAATAGGTACGCACGCACTTCTGGAAGACAAAGTGAAATTTAAGAATCTGGGGCTTGCGGTAATTGATGAACAACACAGGTTTGGTGTTGCCCAACGAGCAAAATTATGGAAGAAAAATCATATTCCGCCTCATGTTCTGGTAATGACAGCAACCCCAATTCCAAGAACATTGGCGATGAGTTTATACGGCGATCTGGATATTTCTGTAATAGATGAATTGCCTCCGGGCAGAAAACCCGTAAAAACGGTACATAGATTTGACAGCAACCGGCTTAAAGTTTTCAGGTTTATTAAAGAAGAGGTTCAAAAAGGAAGACAGGTGTATGTAGTATATCCTCTTATTCAGGAATCTGAAAAAATGGATTATAAAGATCTTATGGATGGCTATGAAAGTATTGCCCGCGAATTTCCAGAATTTCAGATCTCTATAGTTCACGGCCAAATGAAACCGGCAGATAAAGATTATGAAATGGATCGCTTTGTGAGAGCAGAGACCCAAATCATGGTAGCCACTACAGTTATTGAAGTTGGGGTAAATATTCCCAATGCCAGCGTTATGATTATTGAAAGTGCCGAAAGATTTGGTCTTTCTCAACTCCACCAGTTACGAGGAAGAGTTGGGCGCGGTGCAGAACAAAGTTTTTGTATTTTGATGACGGGACATAAGCTATCTAACGATAGTAAAACCAGGCTGGAAACCATGACCTCTACCAATGATGGTTTTGAAATAGCCGAAGTTGACCTTAAACTCCGAGGCCCGGGGGATCTTATGGGCACCCAGCAAAGTGGAGTACTTAATCTAAAAATTGCTGATATTGTAAAAGACAATTCTATCTTACAATTAGCCAGAAATTATGCTTCCCGACTGCTTAAAGCCGATCCCAACCTTTCACAGGAAAAGCATGTTATGGTAAAGAACGCTTTCGCCAGATTGGTAAAAAATAAAACTATATGGAATTATATCAGCTAA
- a CDS encoding tetratricopeptide repeat protein encodes MSTTSKIKLGIGLLLICFTTSLFAQTVPKDDMASSLYEVYKEKGVKEALKSYEKNNVNKNYEGLAEPLNVLAYRLMQEDNDLKGAETLFLAQIEEYPEEANPYDSYSDVLLEMDKKDEAVKYIEKSLAIAEKTNHEENDLIIEAGKAKKAILQNKDKQLNFLVGNWDNETKIFQNGEEVNNSKSSNNISFDTGGSIMIVDHDDGNDKPCCKRVMVYNPVDDNFDVAFMNRNQPNGINNSTMSLKEIEPDHYEMIERYTNNEDEMVEVKHDIMKKADQVEWITYNSSDSGWEKVRTMNLKKKE; translated from the coding sequence ATGAGTACAACTAGTAAAATTAAATTAGGCATTGGCTTACTGTTGATATGTTTCACTACATCACTGTTTGCTCAAACCGTACCTAAAGACGATATGGCTTCCAGCCTTTATGAAGTTTATAAAGAAAAAGGAGTAAAAGAAGCTCTAAAGAGCTATGAAAAGAATAACGTTAATAAGAATTATGAAGGACTGGCAGAGCCTCTAAATGTACTTGCCTACCGCTTAATGCAGGAGGACAACGATCTTAAAGGAGCAGAAACATTATTTCTGGCTCAAATAGAAGAATATCCGGAAGAAGCAAACCCATACGATTCTTATTCTGATGTACTTTTAGAGATGGACAAAAAGGACGAAGCTGTGAAATATATTGAAAAATCACTGGCAATCGCTGAAAAAACGAACCACGAGGAGAATGACCTAATCATAGAAGCAGGAAAAGCTAAAAAAGCTATTCTGCAAAACAAGGACAAACAGCTCAACTTTTTAGTAGGAAACTGGGATAATGAAACTAAAATCTTTCAAAACGGAGAGGAAGTTAATAATTCAAAAAGCTCAAATAACATTTCGTTTGATACCGGAGGTTCTATAATGATTGTGGATCATGATGATGGAAACGACAAACCATGTTGTAAACGAGTGATGGTCTATAATCCTGTTGATGATAATTTCGATGTGGCCTTTATGAATAGAAATCAGCCAAACGGCATAAATAATTCAACAATGTCTTTAAAAGAAATCGAGCCTGATCATTATGAAATGATCGAGAGATATACCAACAATGAAGATGAAATGGTTGAAGTGAAGCATGATATTATGAAAAAAGCAGATCAGGTTGAATGGATAACTTATAACTCCAGCGATTCGGGATGGGAAAAAGTAAGAACTATGAATTTAAAAAAGAAAGAATAA
- the pheT gene encoding phenylalanine--tRNA ligase subunit beta, producing MKISYNWLKQFIKLPEESEKTGELLTDLGLEVEGISSFQSVKGGLEGIVVGHVLSCEAHPNADRLKLTKLNIGNGEEVQIVCGAPNIGAGQKVPVATIGTVLYDEKGESWEIKKGKIRGEASYGMICSEKELGLGQSHEGIMVMDNELVPGTQVADIFEVENDEVFEIGLTPNRADAMSHWGVARDLKAGYQQMGKHLELITPSVSSFHVDSRSLKIQIKVDDSNLAPRYCGVTLSEVKVGESPKWLQNRLKAIGLTPKNNVVDATNFVMHELGQPLHAFDAGKIAGNEINVKTLKGGTKFTTLDEVERELHEEDLMICDAEKPLCIAGVFGGIGSGVTENTTQIFLESAYFNPVSVRKTAKRHAINTDASFRFERGIDINSVEFALKRAALLITEIAGGEITSDIDDLFFKKIEDFQVFLTFEKVNKLIGENLEEETIKSILASLEIRVNNVTETGMGLTIPSYRVDVQRESDVIEEILRVYGYNNIKFGDKLSLSVANSSKFEDYKIQNLIANQLIGQGFYETMANSLTTAKYNRLSEELKDEYQVEMLNPLSQDLSVLRQSMLFSGLEAISYNINRKRNNLKIFEFGKTYHSFVGGREENKHLTLFISGERTSESWNSVTGNGNFFYLKGAITSIFEKLGLSDLKSKAAKSDIFSEGLQISGKKAKLVQFGVVKRSILKNFDIEQEVVFADFNWDEVIDAVRQQKKSFSSIPKYPSVRRDFALLLDQSVSYDEIEQIARQTEKKMLTKVNLFDVYEGKNLPEGKKSYAVSFVFQDEHKTLTDKQVDKMMSKLQYRFEKELKAELR from the coding sequence ATGAAGATTTCATATAACTGGCTAAAACAGTTCATTAAACTACCTGAAGAATCAGAGAAAACCGGAGAATTGTTAACCGACCTTGGGCTTGAAGTTGAGGGAATCTCAAGTTTTCAAAGTGTTAAGGGAGGCCTTGAAGGGATTGTAGTTGGCCACGTGCTTAGTTGTGAAGCACACCCTAATGCTGACAGATTAAAGCTTACAAAGCTGAATATTGGCAATGGCGAAGAGGTTCAAATAGTTTGTGGAGCACCAAATATTGGAGCTGGACAAAAAGTTCCTGTAGCTACTATAGGCACTGTACTTTATGATGAAAAAGGAGAATCCTGGGAGATAAAAAAAGGGAAGATTCGTGGAGAAGCTAGCTATGGAATGATATGTTCAGAAAAAGAACTGGGCTTAGGCCAAAGCCATGAAGGTATTATGGTGATGGATAATGAACTGGTTCCGGGAACCCAGGTAGCAGATATTTTTGAAGTAGAGAATGATGAGGTTTTTGAAATTGGCTTAACTCCAAACCGGGCAGATGCCATGAGCCACTGGGGCGTTGCCAGAGATCTTAAAGCAGGTTATCAGCAAATGGGTAAACATTTGGAATTAATCACTCCTTCGGTGAGTAGCTTTCATGTGGATAGCCGTAGTCTGAAAATTCAGATAAAAGTAGATGATTCAAATTTAGCGCCCAGATATTGCGGCGTTACCTTATCTGAGGTTAAAGTAGGGGAATCTCCAAAATGGCTTCAAAACAGGCTCAAGGCAATTGGTCTCACTCCAAAGAATAACGTGGTGGATGCTACTAATTTTGTAATGCATGAACTGGGACAGCCACTGCACGCTTTTGATGCAGGTAAAATAGCCGGAAACGAGATCAATGTAAAAACTCTAAAAGGTGGAACTAAATTTACCACTCTTGATGAGGTGGAAAGAGAATTGCACGAAGAGGACCTTATGATCTGTGATGCAGAAAAACCTCTTTGTATTGCTGGTGTTTTTGGAGGAATAGGAAGTGGTGTGACTGAAAACACTACTCAGATATTTTTAGAGAGTGCCTATTTTAATCCTGTTAGCGTTCGTAAGACTGCTAAAAGACATGCGATAAATACCGATGCTTCTTTCAGGTTTGAAAGAGGAATAGATATAAATTCAGTAGAATTTGCACTAAAACGAGCAGCACTATTGATAACAGAAATTGCAGGCGGCGAAATCACCAGTGATATTGACGATCTGTTTTTTAAGAAAATAGAAGATTTCCAGGTGTTCTTAACTTTCGAGAAGGTTAATAAACTTATCGGTGAAAACCTGGAAGAAGAAACTATTAAATCTATTCTTGCTTCTCTGGAGATCCGAGTAAATAATGTCACCGAAACCGGGATGGGACTCACCATTCCTTCATACCGCGTAGACGTTCAGCGTGAATCTGATGTCATTGAAGAGATCCTTAGAGTCTATGGATATAACAATATTAAATTTGGAGATAAACTTAGCCTTTCTGTAGCAAACTCTTCAAAATTTGAGGATTATAAGATACAAAACCTTATCGCTAATCAGTTAATTGGTCAGGGTTTCTATGAAACTATGGCAAATTCGCTTACCACCGCAAAATATAATAGGTTAAGTGAGGAATTAAAAGATGAATATCAGGTTGAAATGCTTAATCCCTTAAGCCAGGATCTTTCAGTTCTAAGACAAAGCATGTTATTCTCGGGACTTGAAGCGATAAGCTATAATATTAATAGAAAAAGAAATAATCTAAAGATCTTCGAATTTGGAAAAACCTATCATTCTTTTGTGGGTGGAAGGGAAGAAAACAAACACCTTACCCTATTCATTTCTGGCGAAAGAACTTCCGAAAGCTGGAATAGCGTTACTGGTAACGGAAATTTCTTTTATTTAAAAGGAGCGATTACTTCTATTTTTGAAAAATTAGGCCTTAGTGATTTGAAGAGTAAAGCTGCAAAAAGTGATATTTTTTCTGAAGGCCTTCAAATAAGTGGTAAAAAAGCCAAACTGGTTCAATTTGGAGTAGTTAAAAGATCAATTCTGAAAAATTTCGATATTGAGCAAGAAGTAGTTTTTGCTGATTTTAACTGGGACGAGGTAATTGATGCCGTTAGACAACAGAAAAAAAGCTTCTCTTCTATTCCAAAATATCCTAGTGTAAGGAGAGATTTTGCGCTGCTTTTAGACCAATCTGTTAGTTATGATGAGATTGAACAAATCGCCAGGCAAACTGAAAAGAAAATGTTGACAAAAGTTAATCTTTTCGATGTTTACGAGGGGAAAAATCTTCCGGAAGGCAAAAAGAGTTATGCAGTAAGTTTTGTATTTCAGGATGAACACAAAACACTTACAGACAAACAGGTTGATAAAATGATGAGCAAGCTTCAGTATCGATTTGAAAAAGAACTTAAAGCTGAGTTGAGATAA
- a CDS encoding DUF4136 domain-containing protein encodes MKFLKINLLILVTVLIASCGSSSPTAKNDVKKLKSYDSYAYLPNKDTIISRDFNNDAINQNIIETINANMRENGFRLDKLQPDVLIHVHPMFDEKVAVNANPVYTNYPYYRPGFYIGPYYQDVMYDNYFTIQRINGPRVSQIPYKERSIVIDFIDRRTNEILWRGSTDETIEKKRIDREVREYVDDIFKELY; translated from the coding sequence ATGAAATTTTTAAAAATAAATTTATTAATTCTGGTAACGGTACTAATTGCTTCTTGTGGATCTAGTAGTCCCACCGCTAAGAATGATGTCAAAAAATTAAAATCCTATGACTCTTATGCTTACCTGCCAAATAAGGACACGATAATTAGCAGGGATTTTAATAATGATGCAATTAATCAAAATATAATTGAAACCATCAATGCAAATATGCGTGAGAATGGATTTCGTCTGGATAAATTGCAGCCTGATGTCCTAATACACGTTCACCCAATGTTTGACGAGAAGGTAGCTGTAAATGCTAATCCAGTTTATACCAATTATCCTTATTATCGTCCTGGTTTTTACATAGGGCCATATTATCAGGATGTTATGTATGATAATTATTTTACGATCCAAAGAATCAACGGACCTCGTGTTAGCCAGATCCCTTATAAAGAAAGATCTATAGTAATCGATTTTATAGATAGAAGAACCAATGAAATTTTATGGAGAGGATCTACTGACGAAACTATCGAAAAGAAAAGAATAGATCGCGAGGTCAGGGAATATGTAGACGATATATTTAAAGAACTTTATTAA
- a CDS encoding fasciclin domain-containing protein, with the protein MKNLRIFTVLSMFLFAGTFAFGQGDMAKTKMVGGAEMYPSKNIVENAINSKDHTTLVAAVKAADLVEILQSEGPFTVFAPTNAAFEALPAGTVETLLKEENQKKLQSVLTYHVLAGDFKAKDVMMAIKKGNGKATFTTVNGAKISAMLDGDKVKLKDAAGNVATVTIADVNQSNGVIHVIDTVLLPSK; encoded by the coding sequence ATGAAAAATCTAAGAATTTTTACTGTTTTAAGTATGTTCCTTTTTGCAGGAACGTTTGCCTTTGGTCAGGGAGATATGGCTAAAACAAAAATGGTGGGTGGCGCAGAGATGTATCCTTCCAAGAATATTGTTGAGAACGCTATAAACTCAAAAGATCATACAACATTGGTTGCCGCTGTAAAAGCAGCCGATCTTGTAGAGATTCTGCAAAGTGAAGGACCTTTTACAGTTTTCGCACCAACAAATGCTGCTTTTGAAGCACTTCCTGCTGGAACAGTTGAAACATTGTTGAAAGAAGAGAATCAAAAGAAACTTCAGTCTGTTTTAACGTACCACGTACTTGCCGGTGATTTCAAGGCTAAAGATGTGATGATGGCTATAAAAAAAGGAAATGGTAAGGCAACTTTTACAACGGTTAATGGGGCTAAGATTTCTGCTATGTTAGATGGAGATAAAGTCAAACTAAAGGATGCGGCTGGAAATGTTGCAACGGTAACTATAGCTGATGTTAATCAATCTAATGGTGTGATTCATGTTATTGATACCGTATTACTCCCATCTAAATAG
- a CDS encoding putative signal transducing protein, producing the protein MSEEEKYRRVYTGPNTNVQYLQELFEKSGIHSRVRNDFESSIRAGFGSTPGQVLLFVFKKDYEEAVKIAKTTFPKDFDNA; encoded by the coding sequence ATGAGTGAAGAAGAAAAATATAGAAGAGTTTACACCGGTCCAAATACAAACGTTCAATATCTTCAGGAGTTATTTGAAAAATCAGGGATACATTCCCGGGTTAGAAACGATTTTGAATCCAGTATAAGGGCAGGTTTTGGCTCCACGCCGGGACAGGTTTTATTATTCGTTTTTAAAAAGGATTACGAAGAAGCTGTGAAAATTGCGAAAACTACTTTCCCTAAAGATTTTGACAATGCATAA